The sequence ATAATACTTTCCGCAGCGTTCATCGCGGGCCGCGGATGTTGGTTTCCGCAGCGCGCGATGCACGCCACGGATGTTGATTTCCGCAGCCTGCACTGCGTGCTGCGGATGTTACTTTCCGCAGCACACATTGCGCGCTGTCaataatttataatatcaaCAGCTTTGAGTTTTGCAGCATTCAATGCGCGCTGCGGAAAGCAGTTTTTGTTGTAGATCACTTGAATTTTGCAGTTCATTTCAAATTAATGTCGCTCATCTATATACttgtattattatattataaatgatAAATCACGATGGTTTTTATCATTGATgtcacatatatttttttaatgccGAAAAATTCGAatcaaattacaaaaatataaattttattaaaatttattatgaaaacaAATGTATCAACATTTTgtgattttaatttaatttatggattttCTACCAAGAAAAAATACTTTGGCGTGGAGAAATATAgtacaaataatatattaacacGCACATGAATTATTAAGCTTTATAATAATGATGATCATGATGTATTATGTAATCGTTCCCAACATAATCGCTCGCCGacatataaatttataattttgacagaatattaataaataatgtgttttttctaaacgtccttcaCATGATTTTAGCTCCTTAGGTACCTTTTCAATTAGTAAAACGATGAATTGCTAAAGTTATAAAAAAAACAGCTAATAatgacaaattttaaaaaataaatacattgctatatatatatattaatttttttatttgatttaattaaaaCTCGCGAAAGATGAACGTAGCTGCATATGcttttaatttgtttaattGTTTCCCGTGAATCACCACTTCccagaaaaagaaataataaagGATTTTTTAATATCATGAGCCCCGAGTCCCACGAGTATGTatgtttgtgtttttttttaaggaacgcaagaattacatgttttaataTAATATGAAACGTCGTTACGTTACACCAAGTAATATTATATATAGCATAAATATAATATAGACTCGATCCCAAGATTACTTTTAATGAATGAATTTGGAGTGAAAGTGAAAATAAATTGCCAGAAAATCAACATGATGGAGCAATCTAAAGTAACTCTGCATGGCTTTTGGACGAGCGCTTATGTTTACAAAGTGATATGGGCACTGAAGATGAAGGGGGTGGCGTTCGAGTACATCGAAGAAGATCTTCTGGGCAACAACAAGAGTGCTGCTCTTTTGGAGTACAACCCCGTCCACAAGAAACATGGCCTGATAGGGATAACCCCTTGATGCCTCAAGATCCTTATGACAGAGCCATCGCTCGTTTTTGGATCGATTTCGGGCAGCAGAAGGCCTGTGATCATCATGGATTGAATGAATTAGATTAATTTTACCATCGATCGTTTTTTATAAACTAATTTCTTGATTTTCAGGCTCCCATTTTCTTCGACTTCTTTATGTCTTCCGAAGAGAATCGAGAGAAGAGGGGACAACAAGTGTTGGAAACTCTGAGAATCATACAAGACGAGGCACTGGCAGGGAAGAAATTCTTCGGGGGAGATAGGATTGGATTGGTGGACTTGTCATTTGGGTGGCTCGCACATTGGATGGAAGCCGTGCAAGAAGTGGCGGGGTTGCGGATTATGGAGCCACACGTGCTGCCTGAATTGTGCGAGTGGGCCATCAAGTTCGGGCAAGAGCCTGTGATTAAGGAAAATCTTCCGGACAAGGTGGAATTGGTGGCCTGCTTCAAAGGCGTCAGGGGGAGAATGGCCTCCACCAAGAACAAGTAGTTAGCAAGATTCTTGGTCGTGtgtttaaatgttttttttgtttgctTCAAACGCTTCCCTCTTTCTATTTTTATGCTTTGATGATTGATGATTGATTGTTAATTAGCAGTTGGTGACCATATTGTGGTTTAAGTGTACCATAGTTACAATTGTGTGCCTGGTTTGGTTTGAAAACACACGCCCTGGCTCGGAAGCGGAGCTGGTGGTGTTATTTTTCAAAGTTATAAATAAGTTGATTTTGAAGCGATCGGATCTCACTTGTCCGTCATTTGACGTCGAGTCTTTTGTGATACGATCTCACATATCAATATTTTTCGAGGGACTATTTTGTAAATAAattatgagaaaaaaaaaaagaaatatgtAAAATCACGTTTGATGATTAAATGGTATTTTTCACAAATGAACTAAATTGATAAACAAAGTGTAGGATCGACTGTTGTTGTTTtaccaaaaaattataaatgatgATAATAGTGTAATTGAATCTTTTGAACCGTAAAACAACTCAATCGTAATTGTTTGATCGATCTACCAGTAAGGATATTTATtatattcaacaaaaaaaaatttaaacataaatattttaaaactatATGTCAAGTAAACACTATTGTAGAAGAATATTTGtgtgaaaaaaaatcatatgggataaataacaagaaaaaaaaactttttgatTCTCACCAAACGGCAACTAGCCCGATTTCATTGGATTGATAAGATTTTTGGATTTCAAACATATCTAAATCAGATTAGTCATTAAGTTACcaattattataatttattagtGTCTCGATATACGGATTATGTgcttataatatttgatattttaaaattttaaatttgattcgGGTAATTTagcaaattttgaaatttgttatAGAAAAAAGTGaggaaatgaaatgaaatgaaattcATACCACCCAACCACGTTGGTTGGACTAGTCCCTTCCCTCTCAATAATAGTAATTAGTATTCGAACTCACGCGTTACATGTTTTTTATtatctattttttaattaaaaataaaaataataataaaaaataggaagaaaatgacatttttgtaaataaatatcCATAAAAATTAAaggacaaaaaaatataatgaaatgATATTTCCGTAATCATACGACAATCAAATGACAAAACGAACGAGTGATGGCATATCAACGTACCAAAGCTTTCAGCTTTCTTCATACTTAATATAGTTAGGGAtggttcggtacggtataccacATATCGTACCGGAAATCGCATATGGTATTggtatgataccgtgtatatcgatttttttacactattttttaaaaaaaagtatcggtatacacggtatcataccgataccgtgtataccgatttttttttcggtataccgaaataccaaaaatttaaaaatcttatACCGATAtcgataccgaaaatttcggtacggtatcataccgtaccgaaataccaaaaattttcgattttttttcggtacggtaaaGACGGTATGACGGCATTTCGATATTTTTTGTCAGCCCTAAATATAGTACTAACATTTAAGCACACGCTTTGCGTTTgtgatataataaataaatcatacgtttcatatatatatatatattgtcgtGATTTATTTTTCActgttacaaaaaaaaaaatggttaagAAAAGAATGTGAGAAAGTAGGGAAGTGATATGTTACCTTTAGTGAATAATATTAAAATGATCAAAAACGATTATTTAATACCTTCGtgcattataatattttatatatatatatatagatagatagataagaGAGAATGTGTATATTCGGACTATAGAAGCAAAGATGCACATCAACACAATACAATATAATATAGACATATTCACATAGTTCTATATATCGCCAAAGGGAATTATTGCTGCATGTGAACCCGTGAAGAACTGGAATTCCCGACACATAACAATATGTATGTCAAACACTTGTACTCATCAAAATCAGAATTTTATGCCACAGATGGCACAAACTCATAGAACCACAGAAAAGGAAAATTTGTAAtgtatatattatgtatttatcTTCTCGTGATTCtggtattttatataattaatcaaACTTTAACACATTATTACATTGTtatatttaatatgaaaatataaatgatcaaaatcacaaagtgacaaaTGTAGgggaccaaaaaaataatttttcctaaAATTTAAGCTATCTCCACCATTAATCAATCTAGACCCTACCAAAACTCAAGTACCACTTTAAAATCACATGATGAAGTGATCTACAGGCAAAAGTTTGATGAGCAAACTCATGCAAATGTAACCTACGCCACGTTTGGTATGTGAACCTAGACAGACACATGAACTTCGTGAGAGCTTTGAGCATCTCGTGAACTAACTGGACCCCAACTCCCAATCAACtaatattgaagaattattcACATAATTTCGATTACTTTAATTAGTTCTTTACATTTAAAATTCCCCTGTTTGATACTTACTAATAACTGCTGCTAGTTTGCAGTTTACTTGTTTCTTCATGAATGACATTAAGACCCCTTATTCTTGGCTAGTATAAAAAGATAACACCTTTCCTACAAAATATAGCTAGCTAGCTCTCCATCACAAAAAATACACATATATTCAGAGGAATTTTAGGGGTTCTTGGAAAGCCTTTCTCTTGAAAACTAATCAACACAATTTGATTTAGTTTTGTAGAGCTGATTTTATGCTACATGATGTCTTTGTTTCGGACACTGATTTTTCTTAGTTTAGCTTTTAGTATCAGCTGCTCGGAGTTATCCAAGAATCAGAAGAAGCTTCCATCTGCAGTTCTTGTAGGAACTGTGTACTGTGATACATGCTTCCACCAGGATTTCCCCAAAGCCAGCCACGTTATTAAAGGTCTCATTTCATGATCTAAAACTTGTTCATTCAACATTTTTAACTTTGATTGGATTTTTTGCATGTTGTGTGTTTTAGGTGCAACTGTTGCGGTTGAGTGCAAGAACACGAGATCGAGTTCGAGTTTGAGTTTTCGGAAAGAAGTGAACACAGATAATCATGGAGAATTCAAAGTGAATCTCCCTTTCTCTGTGAGCAAACATGTCAAGAAAATAATGGGATGTTCTGTGAAGCTAATCAGCAGCAATGAACCTTACTGTGCTGTGGCTGCAACCGCCACTTCGACTTCTTTGAACCTTAAATCAAGAAAACATGGCGTGCACATTTTCTCTGCCGGATTTTTCACGTTCAAGCCTTTGAATCAGCCACTGGTTTGCGATCAGAAGCCGAGAATAGGGAAGAAACAAAGTGTTCATCATGATGATCATGACAAATCTTTCATGGTTTCAAACgcttattattataataatgaCCCCACAGTTCAAGATCCCCCTGTTTTAGGCCATCTCCCGCCGCTTCCACGGCTGCCACCGCTGCCGCAGCTTCCTCAGCTGCCGCCGCTCCCCGGAATTCCATATCTACCACCCGCGTCTGCTAAAGAAATCTCGATAAAGCCTCCAAGATCATCTGATGATCAAGAGATAAATCTGCCCGGAACTTCCGAAATTCCGCTGGTACCGAATCCGTTCAACCCGCTATTCCCTCCAAACCCTCTTCTGCCGCCGCCGGCTTTACTTCCTCCGGTTGTTCCTTCGCCACCGTCGTCGATATTTCCACCTGTATTTCCTTCCCCGCCGCCTAGTATCTTTCCTCCCGTTTTCCCTGCGCCGCCTTCACCCCCGGTTTTTAAGCTGCCGCCAATACCTGGCTTTACTCCATCAGCTCCGCCACCGCCGCCACCTTTTCCCATCTCTTTCCCCCCGTTTCCCTTCCAGCCGACGCCTGGGTTTCCCGGAGTGCCGCCTGCTGTTGTGTCAAGCTCCCCTTGATTTTGCACTTTACATTATCCATATAACGGTCACCACATATgtataattaaaagaaaaatacTACTTTTAAAATCTTTACGTGAAAGTACTTCGAAATAAACTTGGTCCACACTTGTTtacatttgaaattttattatgtttatgttttaCAATAATAATAGATTTAAACAACTTAACAAATGTTGTCCTATAGTattgttataaaaaaatatatacatagtttttttaaaaaaaaaacaacattaTATTGgatattacaaaaatattattagagGTACAGAATGCAATACCACTTCGGTcgatatacatacatacatacatacatatatatatattattgaaaaATACTAGAAAATATGGCATTTGCTTCGGACGTCATAAATCATTATGCAAGTTGCACCAATTGATTTTCAAAGTATTCATACCAGACTACCAGTTAACGCTCTTTTGAACTTTCAAATCTCGGAAAACGTTACTCACTGCTGATTGAATGAGTCATGACACCATAACCTCAATTTTATGACAAAATCTAAGCGTCGAAATTTGCTTATAACAATCGTATAGTTATTATATCGAACatagtaattattttttttgtgacgtgaaAATCCACAATCACTACCATTAACCAATATTATTTGAACTCAAATAGATGAAATACAAGAGCCCATGGGTGAGAACTGTAGAAGACAACCCTAACAATGAGTTTGAGATGACCAAACAAAGAGGAGAGTTGGGCCAAAAAGATGTATATTGGGTCTATGATAATAAGCCCAATTAtacataattttatttagaCAAATAAAATCCTTCTCAATTAATGGCCTTTTAGCATTAGCTACATATGGCAAGTCCATTACTCCAATTATTGAGACTTGAGAGATTGCCCCATTAAGCTTTTGGGAGGGTCATGGTTTTTCAACGGGATACTTTTTTCGAGTTGTTCGGATTCGAACTCAAATTCAAAATCGTAAATTTTCGCGTGTACGTTGCATCAAATTTcggataatttttttaaaatatctcTTCTAAATCATAACTGAATATAAATCTTCCATGATCACAAATGGATTAGGCGAGAAGTATTTTCTCTTCTTATAATATATACATTATAAAATTTGAAAGCATATACAATAAATGGATGCCGCGGTGGGACGTGATCACATTATTTTTCTTGTACCAAATTTGGTACGTATGGTCCTATATAATATCGCCACCTATCGATATTAATGCTCCGACATAATTGCATTTGCTGGTGGCGGaatatattttagaatttaaattttaatggtaCTAAGGACAAACGGACCGACAATCTCTTTGCAACCAATACTTTGTTGGAATttctaaaattgcaaaaaaataaCACCAAAATAAAAACCTTGCCTAAGTTAAGATATatttatacacacacacacacatgagTCATGACACGACACCTATATGATTATTGgtatatattattaaagaaGAGTATTTATTATAAGGACATTGATTTTCAGCAATAAAACTTTATGTTACGTGTCAAGAAAAATAAGAGTATTATCTCTTATTATAGAATAACCATTTTGGTGTACTTAATTTACTTGTATTCTAAAACTACCAATAtaatttgttttgcattttaatcaaaattttaatatatatatttttcattattttaatatacacatatcttattatttaattaaaaaatctgCCTCAcactaattaatttaatttggtGAAACCTAAATAAAAACGACAATTATATCGTCTCTATAATATTAATAATGTTAAATAGTATATGTTAACTAAATTATTAGCAAAATTATAATGTCTTAtcgatttttaatatttttaattagtaaatatttttatatgttaatttaaatttttaaaatatttaatttatcatatcaatcttaaaaataacatgaaaattaattagtattaaaaaacatatatttttttataaaaaaattatgcataTAAACGCATCATGTATAAGAGAAAACTAATAAAATTTTAGGCAAAAACTCGACGGTCTTAAGGGTCATTTTTATGAGACGGGTCTCttgtatgggttatccattaaaaagtattacaatttatgccaaaaatattacttattattataaatatgagtaggattgacccgTCTTACGGATGAGACTgtctcacaggagtgttactcaaaattttaatatatctaATCTCCAAATAGTTCGATAGCAGCACTAAATTATTTGACATGAGAAACTTTCTAATTTATCCGAACAATGGAAACTATATTCCATGAAAGTCAGATGACTCAGatccatttatttattattcagTAATTCTCAATCACTTTCATTTCTCACTTTTCGACCAACTGatttccttttttatttttattttttgatttatttattattatttttaaatggaATAAAATGAAAAGGTGGATCGAAGAAGAAAGAAACAAGTTTTCACGCGACAATTGAAGCTCTTATTGGCTCAACCTACCCCGAAAGATGACTTATCGTCCAATTAAATTGGGTCCTTGTGACCACCATTACCAAAGTAATGGTTGCATTAAAATTCATGAGacaataatgttttttttttaaaaaaatattttttataatatatatgaaaaaattgcttttttggtcatGTATATTTGTCATTTTACGATCTCGgtcttttatattttcagatttcaattttagttcgttatatttgttttttttggtaattttagtctttttttcgaTGTGGTGCTGATGCGGCACTAATatagtgctgatgtggagctgacgtgtatgaAAACATACAGAACCGAAATCGCAAAATAACgaacatacatgaccaaaattgcagtttttcatatatatatatatatatatatatatatatattaaacacTTAAATGAGACTTTTTTTTAGGAAATGAATAAGACTATTTCACCTACTCATTCCCTTGAAAATGACCGATTCCTTAGTGCCCACCGAGAGGTTTTTGACTAAATGGAGCACTTAAATTCTTCCACCATTTTTACATGTCCCAACCACCGGGGCAAAATCTCAGTTAAATCAAAATAGGGGATAAAATAGGTTTAATCTGGAAATTcggaatttataaatttaatttattagttTGTTTGGTATTTTGATTTTTCATCCTATCCGTTCAATTAGTTCGATGTTCGTAATTTTTAAgaaattaaaacataataagatagctatatattctaaacttcTCAATTAccatatatatgttttaaattattcTAAAAATACGTCACTTTGATATAGTTTAAGTCTTTTACTCATCGAGTTAGATCGTGAGAGGGGTTTTTAACAAGtgatcatttatttatttttttctcctactatttgattattatttttaatcgaAGAGTGTATTTGTTATAATTTGGTCTGCAACTCGAGATTTCGTCTCAAACATTGaatcttttaatattttgatgtcagaTAAGCTATCGACTTAATCGTTTTTAATTAAACAATAGTTATTCCGGTGAATCGACCAAATAACCAATCTTAAATCGTTTGAGTCACATTTTATTAAgacttattatttttatttgaaaaatattttatcatgtgGTAAATTTAGAGGAAGGAAATCGAAGAACTTAGCATAAACGAGAGGagcttaatttaattttatttttttgaaaagaaaCCAACCATATATTTCAGATGTTTGAGTCAGCAATTACAACTTCGTTAAGCCACGAAGGAATATTACATCCAAAAAACTCCAAATTCGATCCTATTTTAATCACTTCACGGGCAAGACAATGAGCAACACGGTTTGCCGATCGTCGCATATGCTTCAGAGATACAAACgttgaattatgaagataaTTGTTCACTTCCAATGCCACAGCCCGCTTTCGAACTATAATCCTCCACAGGTTGGACAACTCACGACTGCTTGCACTTGAAGCAttagtattaatttttttttttttttaaaaaaaagaatggATAGTATAATATAGTAGATGGAATAACAagtttaaataaataacaataataacagtGCCACATTGCCGCAAGGACAAACAACATATCACGGGCAAAGGCAGCCCTCGAGATTTCGAAATCCCATATACTCCAAAGTCGAACTGTCAATTATTTGTTTGTTCCCTAGTCTATATTAAGAATATATATgcaataataacatataataaTTACTTTTTATATCACCATCTATTCGTTTTTAGATCGACAAAATTATACATAttcataattatatttattaaaaaatcttaatactgaaaaagaaaaataaatctatctaaattttattcaaatttaaccgtaagatttattttaattttatccaTTTTTAAACGATCATACCACTCTCAAGTCTCAATACAAGCAAGTAATTATGAAGCGATCATCAAATTTAAAAGTAGCTAAGATTTTTATATGAATATATAAAGTTTCTAATTTTATtagatcttttgaattttttacacTGATATTACTtaacaccaaaatattttattaatatatatgtactagttttttaaataaaataataaggaGATTCTGATCGAGATTTATGTTGCGACATTACATCTCATAATTTAAAGTGAAACgagaaaaatttatatatattgtattgaAGAATAACGAAATAATTGACaggaaaatcaaaatttaatgtttatatttttttttaaaaaaatatataatgatGAAGTTCATAGAAAAACATTCCACACCGACGGTATAACTACGGTCACCACTGTGTGCTTTCTTGTGTGTTAACATTCTTCCCTGAGTCTCATCTCGTAGAAATCTTTCCATTTTCTCTCTGGAATCCAAAATCTTCAGAAGGGTTTTCCAGTATCTCGGTTTTGATCCTCCATTCGCCTTATTCACCCgaaactttttctttttttggccTTTTTTCGCTGCTGGTACATATTTACAAACTACCCTTTGCTGGCGTTAACTTGAATGCTTCGCAATGTATGCGTGTTTTGATGAATAATGAGAGTTTGGGAAGAGCAGTTTTCAAGATAAGTAAGATCGTCATTAGTTAGCATTGTGATTTTCCGTCTGTGCTTTCGATGTGTTTTGTTTaatgataatataataattaaagatttagatTCGCCTCGTTTTGCGTAACCACACTCTTAATTTAATCCAAATTAGtttcaagatttgattttgaaCCATATGCTAGTAGTATTTTAATTCTTTTAGAACTTTATTAGCACCTCGACACCGAATTTTTGTCAAGGGTCTTCGGAATTTCATGTCTTTTGCCTGAGTTTCTTTGGTACTGGTATCGAAATGTGTAGAGTGGAGGATAATGATGAGAAGGGAAAAAAGAAATGTGGACATTGGGATATAAATATGAAGTTTTTGGGTGGAGTGAAAGTGAAAGATGCCAAGGTTTTGGGGGTGACTCATGGTAGAATGAAGCTTTGGATTATAAGGCTAATCACTACATTATTGCTGTGGACATGCATCATTCAATTGGTGGCAATAGGAGAAGTTTGGGGGCCAAGGTTATTGAAAAGTTGGCCTTCTTGTTCCAGTTCCCTTGATATGAAGTTATTGACCGATACTTCGTTTGTTCAACCTAAACTTCATTATCCTCCGAAGAGTGAGTTTCTGGTTTTTGGTTTTTTGCCTCTCTATTCTGTTTGTTTCATATAGGAGTTTGCTAGTTCTGATTCTAGAATTCTTTCTTGTTCATTATTGACTTTAGATGTTGAATCTCACTACTTAGTCCATCAGTGGAGTGTCATTTGCCTTATTACATTCGAATTCTTCTCCTTTTTTGTCAATCTGGTTGTATTGTTTCCAGGGGTGTACAACAACAATGGATATCTTATTGTTTCTTGCAATGGAGGACTTAACCAAATGCGAGCAGCTGTAAGTTGTTTCTTGTTGATTATAATTCATAACTAGATGTTTGAAAACTAGGTGCGATTTTGTATCTGAtcaaaagatatttcttgatgATCAGTTGCTTCTTGGTTTCCTTTGCAGATATGTGATATGGTCTCTATTGCAAGATACCTTAACGTCACCCTTATTGTCCCGGAATTGGATAAAACTTCATTTTGGGCGGATACGAGGTAGATGAAATTTGGCGTTTTCTCTAAGTTCTAACGTTGGACTACCATTCATCAGTTGCTAAgattatattttctttttagTTCTTTCCAGGACATATTTGATGTTGATCACTTCATTGCATCTTTGAGAGATGAAGTTCGGATACTTAAAGAGCTTCCTCCTAGGCTTAAACAAAGAGTTGAGCTGGGAATGTTCTATGAGTTACCACCTATTAGTTGGTCGAACATTTCTTACTACCACTCTCAGGTTGTTTTTCTTAAGATAATTGGAGTCGGTACTTTGAatgaatatttttatatgatggAATTCATGTTGTGATTTTCATTGCAGATTCTTCCTCTTCTTAAGAAATATAAAGTTGTTCACTTGAATAAAACGGATGCCCGGCTCGCTAATAATGGGTTACCACTTGAGATTCAGAAGCTAAGGTGTAGGGTGAATTTTAGTTCCTTGAAATTCACTGCCCAAATAGAAGAATTGGGCCAAAAAATTGTGGGGATGCTGAGGCAAAATGGTCATTTCTTGGTTCTTCATCTTAGATACGAGATGGATATGCTATCTTTTTCTGGATGCTCTCGAGGCTGTGACGCTGAGGAAGTGAATGAGCTAACTGCAATGAGGTAAAAAAAGTGTTCATCTATCCGTGTAAAAATACTGAATCATGTTCTTTTGCTGACGGCATAAATTGATATCATCTAGATATGATAACCCCTTATGGAAGGAGAAAGCCATAGATCCCGAACTTAAAAGGAAGGAAGGTCTATGCCCTTTGACACCGGAGGAAACTGCTCTAATACTAACTGCACTTGGTATTGATCATAACATTCAAATATATATTGCTGCTGGAGAAATTTATGGTGGGGAAAGGAGGCTAAGAAGTATGGTCAGGGCATTTCCTAACATGGTTAGTAGTGAATAACTAAAGCTTGATCCCGAAATGCCTAATTTCGTGTACTTAGACTCTAGAACGTCATTTTCTGACCACTAATCGCATTTGTACCAATAGGTCAAAAAGGAGACATTGCTGGAACCCTCCGACTTAATGTTTTTCCGGAACCATTCATCTCAAATGGCAGCTTTGGATTATCTAGTCTCGTTGGAGAGTGACATATTTATTCCAACATATGATGGAAATATGGCTAAAGTTGTTGAAGgacatcgcaggtacatttatatTCCTGTGATCTATATGTGATGAATTCTGCATATCTTCTATGTTTTAGCTGATTTTATTAAGTTGGGCAGCAACAACTGTCACAACTATCAAAATGTTGTGCTTCGATTGTGATAagatttaaaacatttaaactATAC comes from Henckelia pumila isolate YLH828 chromosome 4, ASM3356847v2, whole genome shotgun sequence and encodes:
- the LOC140867484 gene encoding rhamnogalacturonan I rhamnosyltransferase 1-like → MCRVEDNDEKGKKKCGHWDINMKFLGGVKVKDAKVLGVTHGRMKLWIIRLITTLLLWTCIIQLVAIGEVWGPRLLKSWPSCSSSLDMKLLTDTSFVQPKLHYPPKRVYNNNGYLIVSCNGGLNQMRAAICDMVSIARYLNVTLIVPELDKTSFWADTSSFQDIFDVDHFIASLRDEVRILKELPPRLKQRVELGMFYELPPISWSNISYYHSQILPLLKKYKVVHLNKTDARLANNGLPLEIQKLRCRVNFSSLKFTAQIEELGQKIVGMLRQNGHFLVLHLRYEMDMLSFSGCSRGCDAEEVNELTAMRYDNPLWKEKAIDPELKRKEGLCPLTPEETALILTALGIDHNIQIYIAAGEIYGGERRLRSMVRAFPNMVKKETLLEPSDLMFFRNHSSQMAALDYLVSLESDIFIPTYDGNMAKVVEGHRRFLGFKKTILLNRRVLVDLVDQYNNGLLSWDEFSSSVKLFHENRVGRPEKRIVIPEKPKEEDYFYANPHECLVTY
- the LOC140866853 gene encoding uncharacterized protein, yielding MMSLFRTLIFLSLAFSISCSELSKNQKKLPSAVLVGTVYCDTCFHQDFPKASHVIKGATVAVECKNTRSSSSLSFRKEVNTDNHGEFKVNLPFSVSKHVKKIMGCSVKLISSNEPYCAVAATATSTSLNLKSRKHGVHIFSAGFFTFKPLNQPLVCDQKPRIGKKQSVHHDDHDKSFMVSNAYYYNNDPTVQDPPVLGHLPPLPRLPPLPQLPQLPPLPGIPYLPPASAKEISIKPPRSSDDQEINLPGTSEIPLVPNPFNPLFPPNPLLPPPALLPPVVPSPPSSIFPPVFPSPPPSIFPPVFPAPPSPPVFKLPPIPGFTPSAPPPPPPFPISFPPFPFQPTPGFPGVPPAVVSSSP